The Corvus moneduloides isolate bCorMon1 chromosome 1, bCorMon1.pri, whole genome shotgun sequence nucleotide sequence TCACTGCTGCCTCTCGGTTACGTTTAAAGGCTGAAATATCACGAGATCCACTCAATGATCCTTTTCTAATTCGAGGGACAAAATGTAATTTGCTGTAGCTCTGCTTTCTCGGATGGGAATACTATCCCCAGGTTTCAGAGGGAAGAACTAGGCATCGCGGTTCGCACACACACGGATCACATGGATTAAGTTGAACAGCGGCGATTACATCTGCGCTGAGAGCAACAGTAGTCCAGGGCTGACTTTTCAAATCTCAGCCCTCCGAGTTAGAGGCTCCCTTGAATAGACTTCCTCCATTCCCGGATGCACTTCTCCAAATTCCCACTTCTCTCTCGAATTCCTGTGAAATTGGGGGCTTGCCTGCATTTCGCCTTGGCATGCAAAACGGCGTTTTCACAGAGTGATTATGCGCTTTCTTTTAGCTATACCTGACGGGGTAACACGAACTCTACGCACCATATTGCCAACACGCGGAGTGGATATTGACGTTTGGgatttaagatttttattttttttttcctccgtCGATTTTTTTGCCAAGTCACAGCAGTATGAGATGTCTCATTAATCTCGCGGATGTGTCTAATTCTGGATGTGCAGTGATACATAAAAGTGCTGGTGTTTATATCCAGCGGAACACTGGATGCACGGCAGAgattggtgatttttttttcgCAGCGCCTAACGTGCAAACCGCAAGCATCACTTTAACGTGACAAGGGAGAGGCATGCAGCTATCGCAACATTTGCGAAATCCTCGTTCTTGACACTCGAATAATTTAACGTTCCTAAGAAGAGGTTAAACCTTCATGCTGCTTCTTCAAATTGATTTTAAGGGGCTGCTATAAATGGAGCATCAAAAAGCTTCGTCAGGGCTACTCCGAGCGGAACATGCAAACTGCGAGCAAGAAGCATCCTAGCCCGATGCAATATCGTACATTGTGTGTTCCAGCACTTTTTTGTTATTACGTAAAGGCTCTTGGAAGCACCTTGGATATTTTAcattctcctttctctgctggaaGCAATCAGCACGCAGGAATCCTGACGTGGGCTCTGGGACTATAGGACATTCCAGCTCGTGATCCAGCACGGTTAATCGTGAAAAGTGTATACATTTCTGGCTTATCTATGCTTTGTTATGGGTCTGACGTGAGCTCACgtcctcctcccccctcctgCAATATTACAGGCAGAATTTCAGTTAAAAGTGTTATAGTATCACGGTGCAGGAGCCCGTGATATTCCGGCAGCAAAAAAACCTTAGTCCCCGGCTATAAAAAGCTAATtaagcagaagaggaaaatcaagAGAAACTCGAAAATGTAAGTACTCCCTCTCGTTAACAACCGAACATTTAACTTTGGAGCCTCAGAAGGGGAAATACCAGGCTGTTCTGCACGTTTTCGCTAAGCTTCATTTTCCACACAATGCAGAATAAAACGCTAGTTTAAAGCGGCTACGTTACCGAAGGATTTTCCATCGCTACGATCAGACTTATGTCCTTTAAATTCATGGCATGCACAAAAGAGCAACGTTTGTCCAAAACAGGCTGAAAATACACGGAACGATAGGGGAGAAAAGCATACAAATCCTTCCTCCGAAGCTAGCGACGAGGAAGTCTGAGAGGGCTGAGTGTGTTTGAGCTCGGATTGTTTAATAGAAAGATTTATATACTAACTGTATTATTTACTTTGGGAGGGGAGGTGGCAGTATAAGGGTATGCTAATTAGTGggagattttttgggggaagggGTGGAATATCAATTTTTATTGCATCACCTGTCAGGAGTGTCCAATCAGCGTTGGCTTTAGGGGAATTAATTGATGAAGGTGTCTCCGGACGAGCTCACTTCACTCTGTCATTTTATTTGTAGCTAAAGCAGCGGCGGGAATagcagctgcatttcttttctcttcctcccttcaCATTCCATTATCATAGTTTCCAatggaaaagcagggaatgaaAGGGAACAGGTACTGATCTTCAGCAGCAACTTAGACAAACACTTTGGCAAACCTGATTTTTAAGATTATATATTGATTGTAGCCTCGcggtattttttaatttattttttaacattttgtctAAAGTTTGGCACTTCATTCACCAGGAATAACAGcctttgttatattttattAGCAGGATGCCTTGAGACAAATACAGCATCTGGCTGaggattgtgtgtgtgtggctttttctttttttttttttttcttttttttttttttttcatctctctctctctctgcaaaTGCTGGGAATAATTTAATTCACGAAATGGGAGACCTGAAGTCGGGTTTTGAAGAGGTGGATGGCGTGAGGCTCGGCTACCTCATCattaaaggaaagcaaatgtttGCACTCTCCCAGGTTTTTACAGACCTGCTCAAAAACATCCCGCGAACTACCGTGCACAAGCGAATGGatcatttaaaagtaaaaaaacatCACTGCGACTTGGAGGAGTTGAGGAAGCTCAAAGCCATCAACTCCATCGCTTTCCACGCCGCCAAATGCACCCTGATCTCCAGAGAGGACGTGGAAGCCCTATACACATCCTGCAAAACCGAACGGGTTCTTAAAACGAAACGGAGGAAACTAAGCCGGGCGCTGTCCGCCACCGATCTCCGGCCGGAGCTCGCTCCCGCCGACCCCTTCTCCGGCTTCTGGAAGGAGAACAAACTTTGGTTGGGTCTGAGCGACTCTCCTCGGCCGCTGCTGCCCGTCCGGAGGAAAGCTCTGCGCCCGGGGGACACAGCCTTGCTACCGGCTGCTCATCTACCTCACATTTTTAGTAAATACACTGGCCACAGCTACCCAGAAATCGCTCGGGCGCCTTGCAAATCCCCCGTAAACTATGAAACGGCGCCGGCGGTGGGCGGCTGCGTGCCCCTGCGCTCCCGCCGCCCTCTCGCCGccgcggcgcggccccggctcCCGGCCGCCGGTCCCCCGCCCCTGCccgcccgctgccgccgccgccgccacggggcggccgccgccgccggcacGCTGGGCCCCCCCGGCGGCGCCCGCcggcccctggccctgccccggccctgccGGCCCCGCGGCGTCCCGCGGCTGCCGCTGCCTCTGCCCCGCGGCTTCGGGCCGCCCGCCTTTCCCGAGAGCGGCAGCAGCGACTCGGAGTCCAGCTGCTGCTCGGGCCGCGCCGCCCACGACTCGGACTGcggctccagcctctccagctccagcGAGGGCAGCTcggaggaggaggacgaggaggaggaggacgaggagggcAGCGGCGCCTCGGACTCCAGCGAGGGCAGctcggaggaggaggaggaagaggaggaggaggaggaggaagaggaggaggaggaggacagcaCCTCGGACTCCGACTCCAGCTCGGTCTCCAGCCAGGTTTCGGTGCAGAGCATCCGCTTCAGGCGCACCAGCTTCTGCAGCCCGCCCGGCGTGGTCCACGCCAACTTCTTGTACCATctggcggccgccgccgcctcccggcccccggccccggcggagCCCGGTGGGCTGCCCGCCCTCCGCGGCGCTCCCGGCGGAGTCAAGCCGGAGCTGCCGGAGGAGTGGGGCCGCCCCGGCTGGGCTCCCACCGCCCCGGCGCTGCGCTGCTCCGGCGGCCTGGGGAGCTGCTTCGCAGAGATAAGAGATGATAGGGTATCCGAACTCACATTCCCACACTCTGAATTTTCCAATAATGCCAAGAGTACTGACCTAACAATTAACTGTGTTGCAAAGGGGGCCTCTTCACCTAGCCCAAAGACAAACAATGCATTTCCACAACAAAGAATACTCAGAGAGGCAAGGAAATGCCTTCAAGCAACTACTACACACCGTGCAGATAACAATACAATAGCTGCTAGGTTCTTAAATAATGATTCTTCATCAGCGGCAGCAAATTCAGAGAAAGATTCCAAAATCCCTCATTGTATTGAATTTGCCACGGATTTGCCCTCTTTACAAACTGATCCTGCGGAGGATGCTGCTTctccaggggcagcagcagcagctgagctccagTGCACTGATACAGGCAATAAGGCATTGCCATTCCTGCACAgcattaaaatcaaaatagagGACAGCAGTGCGAGCGACGAGTATGAGCCTGATCTTACAACACATAAGCTAAAGTGTGAGTGCAATGATACTAAGGATGAGTTTTACGGTGCGACTGAGAGTAATAACCAGGACGCTTTATTAACAGCCAAGGAAGATTCTGCATGCACTGAGAAAGAAACCACTTCCTTAAACCCACTGACTCAGAGTCAGGTCCTCTCATGCACTTTAGGTACTCCAAAACCTGAGGATGGGGAGTATAAATTTGGAGCAAGGGTGAGAAAAAATTACAGGACACTGGTTTTGGGAAAGCGACCTGTACTGCAGACTCCTCCAGTCAAACCAAATTTGAAATCAGCTCGAAGCCCACGTCCTACAGGTAAAATCGAGACACATGAAGGAACACTGGATGATTTTACAGTTAACAATAGACGCAAAAGGGTAGCCAGCAATGTAGCATCAGCAGTGAAAAGGCCATTTAATTTCATTGCAAATTTTCCCTGTCCACCATCACTAACTATTGGCAATGATGGGGATTTGTTGCCAGCTTATTCCTTAAACACCACTAAGGATTCCCAACCACCTCACAAGGCCCATCCTGTATGGAAATGGCAGCTGGGCGGTTCTGCAATACCTCTTCCACCTAGCCACAAATTCAggaaatttaattaataaagtagtttggaaaatattttcttgaacCACCTTTAACTTTCTTAccgtttttggtttttttaaaactctgcaGCATGGTTTGTACAAACCCATTAATGCTATACACACTTTTGGAATCCTGTTTTATCACATTGTGAAGACAGAAACCGGattactattttatttatcattacAACAGTGGGGTTTTcttattttggggttttggtgggtttttgttttttttttttggttgttgttggtttgggttttttttttttttttcctctgttgcattggttttgtttttatttttgtttttttattatgttaCATTCCACAGAGTACTTCAGGCTAAAGACTCAAGTTAAACTCAGTTATTATGGTAGAGCTGGAACACTTTACTGTTTAAATGCTAATAATGCACCAGTACCTCAATTCAACTGCTGCAAATAAATGTCAAAAGGTTGAATAATAAATATTAGAATGAGCCATTAAATTTATGCACTAGATTTTGAAAATGGAAGTCTAACTGTTAATTCAGTTAAAGTTTGTTAAGTTACATGGTTGCACAGTAAGGGTTCACTATAATTCAATGTGGCAGCAGTCTACTTTTTGGGAGCTTTGTTTTCGGGTGCAGGGGTGTCTTTTTCAAAGAGCAGTTGCACTTACTCCTTTTTCTCCGGTTTGGAAAAGACTGGGGTCCGCCTGTGACCCCAGCGCTGGGAAAAGCTGCCTCATTTGAAACCAGTAAATAAATGTGGAATTCTATTTTTGGTAAAAGGGTGTCTTTTTACTTGTACAGCCACTCTTTGCAATTGGGAAGCCTTTTTGTTTCACCCAGAGGTCTTAAATAAGGTTACTGTTATCCACTAATGTCATACTTAAGTTGTGGTCTGAACATGGCCCTTACAAACTTGCAAAGcaactgaaatatttgcctGGCCAGCAGTACAATTTATGGTCCAGCCCCTCACGCTGGCTGGAGGAAATAGCAAAGCAGTAAATACAACACAGAAAGTGAAATGAGAGGCCGTAAGTGGAAAGATTACACAAAATGAGAAGACCATGTTATTCATAGCTTTTTGGCAACAAAACTCAGGCGTTTCAACCATGTTACACTTCCCAGTTCTACCCTCATCTCTTGAAATTTgctgttgtgggtttttttgccatgcCATCCTCTCTATGTAGCAGAAACATTTCTACTGCACGTGACAATCAGAGGCAATTATCTATATTTGCACTTAATATCAAAATAGTCGAACAGGCAGACTTCTAGAGTCTAGCCCTTGGTACGACATGCTGGTATAATATATTGTGATGATGGAAGCAGTAAatcaaaattatgaaaatttgCACTGTTGAAAAGCATGCTTtagctttattttcaattaaaaacacTGTTTAAAAACATCCTGATTCCAAACACTTTGAATTATTGCAGTTATCCGTGGTTTCCTCTCCGTTTGTAAGTTCACTGTTTTTACTTGGAGGAAATACGCTTCAAGAGGTTAACTGTttcactccctccctccctccccccccccagcctctgcaaaagaa carries:
- the SKIDA1 gene encoding SKI/DACH domain-containing protein 1, whose translation is MGDLKSGFEEVDGVRLGYLIIKGKQMFALSQVFTDLLKNIPRTTVHKRMDHLKVKKHHCDLEELRKLKAINSIAFHAAKCTLISREDVEALYTSCKTERVLKTKRRKLSRALSATDLRPELAPADPFSGFWKENKLWLGLSDSPRPLLPVRRKALRPGDTALLPAAHLPHIFSKYTGHSYPEIARAPCKSPVNYETAPAVGGCVPLRSRRPLAAAARPRLPAAGPPPLPARCRRRRHGAAAAAGTLGPPGGARRPLALPRPCRPRGVPRLPLPLPRGFGPPAFPESGSSDSESSCCSGRAAHDSDCGSSLSSSSEGSSEEEDEEEEDEEGSGASDSSEGSSEEEEEEEEEEEEEEEEEDSTSDSDSSSVSSQVSVQSIRFRRTSFCSPPGVVHANFLYHLAAAAASRPPAPAEPGGLPALRGAPGGVKPELPEEWGRPGWAPTAPALRCSGGLGSCFAEIRDDRVSELTFPHSEFSNNAKSTDLTINCVAKGASSPSPKTNNAFPQQRILREARKCLQATTTHRADNNTIAARFLNNDSSSAAANSEKDSKIPHCIEFATDLPSLQTDPAEDAASPGAAAAAELQCTDTGNKALPFLHSIKIKIEDSSASDEYEPDLTTHKLKCECNDTKDEFYGATESNNQDALLTAKEDSACTEKETTSLNPLTQSQVLSCTLGTPKPEDGEYKFGARVRKNYRTLVLGKRPVLQTPPVKPNLKSARSPRPTGKIETHEGTLDDFTVNNRRKRVASNVASAVKRPFNFIANFPCPPSLTIGNDGDLLPAYSLNTTKDSQPPHKAHPVWKWQLGGSAIPLPPSHKFRKFN